From Paraburkholderia sprentiae WSM5005:
TGGTCGATCGGTCGATACGTCGATGGGCTTGACGCCGACCGGCGGCATCCCGATGAGTACACGCTGCGGCGACCTCGATCCGGGCGTGCTGCTGTATCTGATGCGCACGGAACGGCTCGACGCCGATGCGCTCGAAACGCTGCTCAATCGCCATAGCGGGCTGGCCGGTTACGCGGACGGCGAAAGTGACATGCAGGCGCTTGAAAAACGCGCGGCGGCCGGCGACGCGCAGGCGTCGCTTGCGCTCGATGCCTTTGCGACCGCGGTGCGCAAGACCATCGGCGGCTACGCGGCACTGCTTGGCGGCATCGATCTGCTGGTTTTCACCGGCGGCATCGGCGAGCACAGCGCCGAGGTGCGACGGCGCGTGTGCGATGGGCTCGCGTTCGTGGGGCTCGCCGAGAACGATCCGGCGGGCAAGGTGAGGGTGCTGCACACCGAGGAGGAAAGGCAGATCGCGCGGCATTGTCGGCAACTGCTGGAGGCAGGCGAGGGCTGATCCGCCTGGTCCGGCTGGTGCGCCTGGGCCATGTCAGGCCGTTCGGACGACCGTGCGGTCCGCGATCGCGGTGACGCCGAACAGCCGTGTCACGTCTTCGAGCATCGCGACGCGCTGTGCTTCGCGCTGAAGCTCGCCCGACAGCGTGATACGCCCCCGCGCGACTTTCACGCACACGGCATGCGGCGGGACGGCCGAGTCCCAGGCCAATCGGCGCGTCGCTTCGGCGGCGATCTGCGTGTCGGTCAGCCGGGCATCGTCGCTCGATCTCGAGCTTGTGGTCCGCATGGATGCTCCACGAAACAGAATGCTGATTCACTCACACTAGCAGATGTGGCGGATTTTTCCCGCGCGCGGGCTGGGCCGCTGCCGCCGCGCGATCATCGATAGGCTCGCGATTCGGTGCGCCGCGTTTATCATAGTGCCTACCTGACAGAACGCGCCATCCAGCCGCGAGCGGCGCGCGCATCTTCCACGAGACTTCGTATCCCCATGAATTCGACTCCCGACGCTCCTTCCCGACCCTCGCTGCGCGCGCTGACCGCGCTCGAAGGACGTGTTCTCGGCGTGCTCGTCGAAAAACAGCACACGGTACCCGACAGCTATCCGTTGTCGCTGAACGCGCTGACGCTCGGCTGCAATCAGAAGACCGGCCGCGCGCCGGTGATCAACGCGACCGAGGCCGAGGTGCTGACCGCCATCGACGGATTGAAACGCCTGAGCCTCGTGTTCGAGGCCAGCAGCAGCCGCGTGCCGCGCTTCGAGCACAACATGAACCGCGTGCTCGGGCTGCCCGGACAGTCGATTGCGCTGCTGACCACGCTGCTGCTGCGCGGCCCGCAGACGGCCGCCGAATTGCGCCTGAACAGCGCGCGCCTGCATGGCTTCGCGGACATTTCGTCGGTCGAGGCGTTCCTCGACGAGCTTGCCGCGCACGATCCGCCCCGCGTCGTCCGACTGTCGCGCATGGCGGGCGAGCGCGAGCCGCGCTGGATGCATTTGCTATGCGGTGAGGTCAGCATCAGCGAAGCCGCGCAGTCCACGATCGCCGAGGACGACAGCGTGCCGCTGTCCGCATTCGAGGCGCTGAGGGCCGAGCAGAAGCGTCTCGCCGAGGAAGTGACCCGGCTGCAGACCGTCGTGCGTCGCATGGCGACGGAGCTGGGTATCAGCGCGGACGATTTGTGATCTGAAACCGGAAACGGAAAACCGTCTGCGGGTTTCACGCATCGCGCCGACGCGGCCTGTCTGCCAGCAAGGTGCGCTGCGTGCGATAGAAGATCCTCGGCGGTACGTTCGGCGAGTCCTCGGCGAGCCGGTCGAGTTCGGTGCGGATCGCGGTGAGGTAGTGCGTTTCGCGCGCATCGGCGTCGCCGGCAAATACCGCTTCGAGCCGCCGGCGCACCGCGCCGTAGCGCGCACCGGCCGCGCGATGCTTCTCGGCACGCTCCGCATAGCGCAGGAAAGTCTGCAATGCGGCCGAAATCGCCGCCGCCACGCTGACGAGACCAACGACAATCCGCATCTCGATCGACACCGGCGGTGCGCTCAGCGACGCGAACACCGCCGTGCCGACGAGCGCGGTCAGCGCGGTCACGAGCCAGCCCATGCGGCGCTCGCGCGCCGACAGCAGATCCGCCATGTCGTAATGGCTCATCTGCGATTCGCGCGCGCGGCGAATCCATTTCAGCAGCAGCTCGGTTTCATCGACGGGCGGCTCGTAGGCGGGCAGGGTCGTCATCGCTCAGTGTTCGGCACGCGCATCAATCATAGGAGAACGAGCTGCCGAATTTTTCGATCCGCTCCAGCGCCATGCCCGAGCCGCGCACGACGCAGGTCAGCGGCGCCTCGGCGACGAACACCGGCAAGCCGGTTTCCTCGGCGAGCAGGCGGTCGAGGTCGCGCAGCAGCGCGCCGCCGCCCGCGAGCGTGATGCCGCGCTCGGCGATGTCGGCGCCGAGTTCCGGCGGCGTCTGTTCCAGTGCGATCTTCACCGACGACACGATCTGGTTCAACGGATCGGTCAGCGCTTCGAGGATTTCGTTGCTCGACACCGTGAAGCTGCGTGGAATGCCCTCGGACATGTTGCGGCCTTTGACTTCCATCTCCATGACTTCGGAGCCTGGAAACGCGGAGCCGATTTCCTTCTTGATCGCCTCGGCGGTTTGCTCGCCGATCAGCATGCCGTAGTTGCGGCGGATGTAGTTGACGATCGCGTCGTCGAACTTGTCGCCGCCGACGCGCACCGAGCCCTTGTACACGATGCCGCCGAGCGAGATCACGCCGACTTCGGTCGTGCCGCCGCCGATATCGACGACCATCGAACCCGTTGCTTCCGACACCGGCAGGCCCGCGCCCGTTGCGGCGGCCATCGGCTCTTCGATCAGATAGACCTGCGAGGCACCCGCGCTATGCGCGGCCTCCTTGATCGCGCGGCGTTCGACCTGGGTCGAACCGCACGGCACGCAGATGATGATCCGCGGCGAGGGTGCAAAGAGCCGTGCCTCGTGCGCCATCTGGATGAAGCGCTTGATCATCTGCTGAGTGATGTTGAAGTCGGCGATCACGCCGTCTTTCATCGGGCGGATCGCCTCGATGTTGCCCGGGACCTTGCCGAGCATCTGCTTCGCTTCGCGGCCGACGGCGAGGATGATCTTCTTGCCGTTCGGCCCGCCTTCCTGGCGGATCGACACGACCGAGGGCTCATCGAGCACGATGCCCTTGCCGCGCATGTAGATCAGTGTGTTCGACGTGCCGAGGTCGATCGCGAGGTCGTTGGAAAAGTAGCCGCGCAGAAAGCCGAACATGCGTATTCCTGTCTTTGAAGGCGGCCGCGCGAGCGGCGCCGGGAGGCTGTCGGGGTCTGCCGCTTGCACGCGGCGGGCGGCCAGAGCGGCCGCGCGACAGCAAGAATAGCAGTTTATCGACGGGCGCGGCCGCGAGGCCGCAGCATAGTCCGCTATCTCCCGCTCGCCGGCCCCAGCCGCGCCGCGATCATGCGGCAGGCCGCCAGCAGCGGCTCGATGTAAGTAGCTTGCACATCGTCGCGACGACGAAAGGTCGGCATGCTGATGCTCACGCAGCCGGCCGCGCGGCCGTCGGGGCCGCGGATCGCGGCGCCGTAACAGCAGATCGACACTTCGTTCTCCTCGCGATCTTCCGCGTAGCCGTGTTGCGCGGTCGCATCGATCTCGCGGCGCACGGCGTCGAGATCGGTCAGCGTGTGCTCGGTGAAACGCCGCAGTGGCGCGTTTTTCAGCAGCGCCTCGCGCTCGGCCGCACTCAGCGTCGCCAGATACGCTTTGCCGACCGAGCTCGACGTCAGCGATACGCGCGTGCCAATGCGCGAGGCCATGCGCACCGCGTGCGGACTTTCGAGCTTTTCGATGTAGACCATCTCGCCTTGGCTCGGCACCGCGAGATGGATCGTCTCCGATGTCAGGTCGCGCAACTGTGTCAACGCATCGACGGCCGCGAGCCGCAGGTCCGAGCGCTCCCAGCTATGGCTCGCGAGATTGATCAGGCGCGGTCCGAGGCCGAAGGTGTTGCCGCTGCCGCTAGCGATGATCAGCCCTTCCGCCTGCAACGCGGCGACGATGCGATGCACGGTCGGGCGAGGATAGCCGCTCGCCGCGCTCAGTTTCCCGACGTTGGGCGGCGTTTGCGCGTCGGCGATCAGTTGTAGCACCGCGATGAACTTCGAGAACGCGGCGGCGCCGGCGATGGCCTTGGTGTCGATTCTATTGTCGTCGTGCTCGACAGCAATATCGCGGGCCGCGCCAGCGCGAGAAGAGGGTGTGGAAGCGGAACGGGTCATCACACAGAAGCAGGGCAGGGGTCTGCGATTATGCCTTGATTCAGGGTATCAAACGCGTGTGGCGCCGCTCGATGCAAGCGCTTTGCGCCCAACTCGGTCACGCGACGAGATACCCGCCGTCCACCGGCACGATCGCGCCCGTCATGAACGACGCCGCCGGGGTGCACAGAAACACCGCGACCTGTGCGACTTCTTCGGGCGTGCCCCAGCGACGCAGCGGTGTACGCTCGAGGATCGTCTGCGAGCGGTCATCGTCGTCTTGCAACGCCTGCGTAAGCGGCGTTGCGATCCAACCGGGCGCGATCGCATTGACGCGGACGCCGTCGGCCGCATAGGCGATCGCGAGCGACTTCGTCAGTTGCGCAACCGCGCCCTTGCTCGCGCTGTAAGCGGGCACCAGACCACCGCCGAAAAAACTCAGCATCGACGCCGTATTCACGATGCAGCCCGCCGACGCCTTGAGCAATTCGCGCGCGGCCGCGCACACGCGCATCGTGCCGTTCAGATTGATATCCATCACACGTTCGAACACGTCGAGCCGATGTTCGTCCACGCGGCTGATCACCCCCGCGCAGTTGACCACGATGTCGAGGCGCTCGAATGCGTTCAACGCGGCGCTTACAGCGTCGCCCGAGCGTACATCTAGCGCGACGCGCGCGATCTCCCGATGCAGCGTGTCGGGTGCGCCTTCGGGCAGCGGCAAACCGGCTGCCACCGTATGCGCCCCGAGTTGCGCGAGCGCATTGGCGATCGCCGCGCCGATGCCGGACAAGCCGCCGGTCACGAGCGCGCTCTTGCCTTCGAGTAGCTGGTTCTGGAATGTCATGAAAAGAGCCGCATCAGGTGGGTTGGGTCTCGATCGATTTCGCGAGCGGCGCGGGCGCCACTTCCTTCACCACGAACAGGTAGACGAGCGCTGCCGCGAACGCGACGGCCGCGCTGATCAGCAGCGCGTTGACGAAGGAATGCGTCCGATCGACGACGATGCCGGTGATCACCGGCGCGAACGAGCCGCCCAGATAGCCGCCGAAGTTCTGCATGCTGCCGAGCGACGCCACC
This genomic window contains:
- a CDS encoding BON domain-containing protein, whose amino-acid sequence is MRTTSSRSSDDARLTDTQIAAEATRRLAWDSAVPPHAVCVKVARGRITLSGELQREAQRVAMLEDVTRLFGVTAIADRTVVRTA
- a CDS encoding YceH family protein, encoding MNSTPDAPSRPSLRALTALEGRVLGVLVEKQHTVPDSYPLSLNALTLGCNQKTGRAPVINATEAEVLTAIDGLKRLSLVFEASSSRVPRFEHNMNRVLGLPGQSIALLTTLLLRGPQTAAELRLNSARLHGFADISSVEAFLDELAAHDPPRVVRLSRMAGEREPRWMHLLCGEVSISEAAQSTIAEDDSVPLSAFEALRAEQKRLAEEVTRLQTVVRRMATELGISADDL
- a CDS encoding SLATT domain-containing protein gives rise to the protein MTTLPAYEPPVDETELLLKWIRRARESQMSHYDMADLLSARERRMGWLVTALTALVGTAVFASLSAPPVSIEMRIVVGLVSVAAAISAALQTFLRYAERAEKHRAAGARYGAVRRRLEAVFAGDADARETHYLTAIRTELDRLAEDSPNVPPRIFYRTQRTLLADRPRRRDA
- a CDS encoding rod shape-determining protein, with product MFGFLRGYFSNDLAIDLGTSNTLIYMRGKGIVLDEPSVVSIRQEGGPNGKKIILAVGREAKQMLGKVPGNIEAIRPMKDGVIADFNITQQMIKRFIQMAHEARLFAPSPRIIICVPCGSTQVERRAIKEAAHSAGASQVYLIEEPMAAATGAGLPVSEATGSMVVDIGGGTTEVGVISLGGIVYKGSVRVGGDKFDDAIVNYIRRNYGMLIGEQTAEAIKKEIGSAFPGSEVMEMEVKGRNMSEGIPRSFTVSSNEILEALTDPLNQIVSSVKIALEQTPPELGADIAERGITLAGGGALLRDLDRLLAEETGLPVFVAEAPLTCVVRGSGMALERIEKFGSSFSYD
- a CDS encoding IclR family transcriptional regulator, giving the protein MTRSASTPSSRAGAARDIAVEHDDNRIDTKAIAGAAAFSKFIAVLQLIADAQTPPNVGKLSAASGYPRPTVHRIVAALQAEGLIIASGSGNTFGLGPRLINLASHSWERSDLRLAAVDALTQLRDLTSETIHLAVPSQGEMVYIEKLESPHAVRMASRIGTRVSLTSSSVGKAYLATLSAAEREALLKNAPLRRFTEHTLTDLDAVRREIDATAQHGYAEDREENEVSICCYGAAIRGPDGRAAGCVSISMPTFRRRDDVQATYIEPLLAACRMIAARLGPASGR
- a CDS encoding SDR family NAD(P)-dependent oxidoreductase → MTFQNQLLEGKSALVTGGLSGIGAAIANALAQLGAHTVAAGLPLPEGAPDTLHREIARVALDVRSGDAVSAALNAFERLDIVVNCAGVISRVDEHRLDVFERVMDINLNGTMRVCAAARELLKASAGCIVNTASMLSFFGGGLVPAYSASKGAVAQLTKSLAIAYAADGVRVNAIAPGWIATPLTQALQDDDDRSQTILERTPLRRWGTPEEVAQVAVFLCTPAASFMTGAIVPVDGGYLVA